TCATTCCCtttcattccattccattctcCGCAAGGCACTGCAAACGCGAGTAATTTTAGCAAATTGGATTCCTAATATGGGTTGCAGTTTGTACAGCGGACTCGAGATGCATTCGGTTTTACTGCTGCATAAACCGTCGGTGTTTGCGCTAGTCGGACGATTTAATGGGCAGCTCACCGcaaggtgaagaaaaaaaaatcaacattgCACAAAGATTGTTAGAGAATACGTTACACATACTAATACACCTAAGTTCCCAGGAGAAATATTAGATTTCTCAATTTCACGTTGAAGGCTAGAATTCGCTAGCAGTACTCGAATCGTTTGACGATATTTAACAATGGTCAGCAATTTTTCAAGGTTAAAAATCTGACCTCACGTTTGAATCGTCGTTCAAATGTTTAACAACTCGCGATTCTCGTGACGATGCCGAATTGGTACGATAACATTTCCTCATTTCGGTCACGCGAGTGTATTCATTGCAAGAATACCATTCGGGCAGGTGCGTAAGtttgttgaaatgaaaaattcgctGGACAGTTTTCTCAGTATAACCGAGCCATGATAATTTATGGCAATTTCAAGCGATCCTCGCAATGCTGTGCGTGCGGATCTGTTTGTCAACAGAATGCAATCTCATGTTACGTCAGTGGTCGTGAAGTAACTAACTACGCGTAATTTTCTACAGGCATTTATCGGATAGTATTACTTTCGTGTTATACAAAATTATTGATAACTTGTCATTTATTATCGCACAGAATGCTCGCTCATATCCGCGTAAAACTAATGTTTTGTAATTAATCGTTCAAATCTTTCTATACAGACCTCTGGTCTTCGTAACGAACTCGGACATTGTTGACAATGAATCAAATTGAGCACTTCCCACGTcgtgatatgaaaatattatagaCAAAAGTTCAAGGCATACACCTACTGCTTATTTATCGTGGCTACGATCGCATCTCATTTACATCGTTCGGCTACTTTTCATGAGAGCATATTCCGCGTATATACAACAGAGTCAGAAAATTGTCCGATCTAATTCAGCTGGCCATGTAAGATGTGTAGTTGAAACGACAAAGATCTGAAGCGAAAGAAGCATATTAAGCAACGGATGCGAACGCAAggttttattgaaaatcaacGCAATCCAGGCGGAAGAGTATAAATTATTCTTCTGCGAAGCTTCTCCTCGAGCTTTAAAATCGCAATACAATATGTGAGCTAAAGATTTCCGATAGAAATtgttgaacaatattttcaagtaCTGCGAAGTTGTTTTGAATCCAAAGAAAAGTAAATCGTCTCATCAAATCGAAGATTCGTACTtcttataattaattttctgtgTTATAACGATAAGTAAAACACAATATCCCGGCGGTTTCTTTGTACAATTAATTGGTTAGTCTAGACGGTCGAATTGGATGAAATGCTGATTACTAACAAACAGCATATTTCTGAGTCACGAACCGAGCTCGGAGAATCCTCAGAGAATGCGATCAACGCAGCTGCGATATCAAGAAGCTCTAGATCTGAATCTAGGTATCTAGGTTAGCTCGTTCTTAGGAGTCTGACTGTGAGGTGAGCTGTGGGCGACTACGCATACGGATAGACCCTGGTATCAGAAAATTGGTCACGGCGTATTGCAAAAGGTAATTCGAGACTTCGGTGTCGCTGGAAACggttggaaagaaaaaaaaatcaaacaaataaataaaaaagaaacaaaaaaaaaaaagaaaataaaatcaattcgCGATAAAGCCAAGAATCAAAACCCCGCTTGAAATTCCTATTGTAACGTCTTTAACGAGGCAAACGCTCTCGGTAATGCTAAGTAAGCGTTTGTTTAGCAACCTCCCACTCAAGACGAATTTAACTATTGCCTAACGTTTTCAGGGCAGCGCAACTTGTTTTCGGTTATAAACTTGAACTACATACGCGTACAAGGGCCCTTATGATCTACggcaatgagaaagaatttatCTTCAATCCGCTAAGTTGaaccaatttattttttcctcccccCGCTCGTTTGTAATGTGCagcgtattttttatttcctttctcGGCTTGCGCACGACACTTATTCGCGACTGTGAGTTGAGTAAGTGCTGACATCAGTTATCCATTTGCACGCAATGCATCGCGTTATTAAAAATAGTGTCGCTGATGCGCTTTCAAAAATTATGTCAAGCTGAAGAAATTATTGAGTATATTAGTATAAAAATCGTCACGACACTTTGTGAATAATTAGTTCTTGTACCGAAGTTGTTCAATATACGTTCGTAGGTTGTATAagttttgattgaaaaacgaaaacaaaaacatacaCAGCATTTGCATGGTCAGAAGTTAAGTAAGTGAAAAAGGTTTGAAGATCTTCAAGCTTAGATGAACGTCGTTACAAATgtagttttaatttattcaactcATCCAGTATTAAATTCGACGGTCGTAATTAACATGTGTTTCATAAAAACCGGCTACTTGACCTTCAAAATTGCTTGGTCACGAAGTGAACTTCGAGTGGTTGAATAAcattcatttgaaattcgatcgaaCGTTATAAGTAGTAAATCCATAAGTCAAAGTTCAGATTGACTTATCTAAACAATATTGCATGTGCAAAGAAACTGTAATAACTATGAATCAAACAAAATATGGTTGATAGCTTACTATCTTTACCATTTATGACGCACAGGACGGGCAAAAAATCTGCCGGAAGTGTCGGTTTAGTTTGCAAAGTGCCGCAGGGACtgaatgaaaacaattaaGTATCGAGACAAGAACGAGCAAGCTGAATAGATTGTAATACCGATTAATTTATGCACCGCCCCGTGACCTTTGATTTATACCGTTCATTGGCAAACACGAATTACCGATTCATCAACGTTTTGCAGGATGGAGTTGGTCATTCGATTATTTACCTTTCTGTCGAATATACTCTACCACATCTTGCGTCCATTCTTTTGGTACGCGAATCGTCATCCAGGGTCGAAAATATCGGCGGCAAAAGATCCGATCCTAAAACTAAGCGCTGTGGCAATAGCCGAGAAAATAAGACAACGGGAGGTAAGTCGgaaatcaaatatttctaaatcTGCGGAGACGACCAAGCGTAGACCAAATACTCGAAGCCCGTCAAATATTGGTAAAACGAAATAGGGCCGAATAAATTTCAGCTCTCAAGCGAGGCTGTGATATCGGCGTACATAGCGCGGATCAGAGAGGTGAATCCCTTGCTCAACGCGGTGGTCGAGGATCGTTTCGAGTCGGCTATACGCGAGGCAAAATTATGCGACGAAAAATTGGCTACCGGAGAGGTGACCGCCAAGCAATTGGAGGCCGAGCAGCCTCTCTACGGCGTTCCGGTGACGGTGAAAGAAAGCTGCGCGGTGAAAGGTATAAGTCTTACGATTTGCATGCAAAGGCAGACTTGGGTCGATTCTACGCCCGATAATAATTTCGCAACATGGTTAAGGGTCCGATAAGACGAAACAGAACCAAAAGCCGAAACCTCTTTATCAGGTCTCAGTCATACCGGATTCAGCCTTGCCAGATCCGGCGTCAAAGCAAACTACGACAGCGAGCCCGTCGTGAGGTTGAAAATCGCCGGTGCTATTCCTCTCTGCGTGACAAACACACCGGAATTGTGCCTAGGATTTGAGACCCAGAACAACGTTTTTGGCACCACGAACAATCCCTACGACACTCGGCGCACAGCCGGCGGATCATCGGGCGGCGAGGTGAGTCCATTGCAACCAAGAAGAATCACCTTTTTTGATGATCAATGCCACTCAACAACCAGTCCTTCTTTCAGGCCGCGCTTCTAACCTCCGCAGCCTCCGTAATTGGGATCGGATCAGACATCGCTGGGTCGATTCGACTACCGGCTCACCTGAACGGAGTCTTCGGGCACAAGCCAACGCCTGGTAAAATACCTGCGAACTATTCATTCGTCGGTGTTAAGTCAATTTTACTGATTGGTACTCGCGACTGTGCCGCTCTTCTTTTCCAGGAGCCATTTCGATCGAGGGCCACTTTCCTTACGTCGACGACGCCGAATTCTGCCGCTACTTGGTCATCGGACCAATGACAAGGTACGCCGAGGACTTGGCATTGGCTGTCAGAGTGATGGCTGACAGGAATTGCACGGCAGCCCTTCGCCTCGATTCTCCGGTCGACGTAAAGTCCGTTAAGGTTCGGTACATGGAGGAGGTCGAAGCCTCGTTCGGCCTGGTCCCCGTCCACGAGGACGTCAAACGGACCATCAAACAGGCTGCTGAATACCTCCGAGTCGCGGGTGCGGATGTCGAAAAGGTCCGTTGATTCGGCATTCAGCTGAATAGAGTCTGAGAGTAAACAACACTGTTCACTgtctggaaaaaaaacttggccAAGTTAGTAGCAAAGGTTCTACGGTACGACGCATATCGGACCTTTCACTACCagcaaaaaatataattctcgAGTCCAGGTTCAAGGCGATCAAGTGGAATATTACGTACCATGTTAATTTCCTGACTTAATTCAGAGTCCGGCCTTGAGAAATTTCTCATTTGATTCGGACGGTCTTAACCGTTTGTTTACCAATCGTTGTTTAAGGTGAACATCGGGCAGCTGAAGGACTCTCTTGAACTTGGCCTGGTGCTGTTCTTCGGTATGCACAAAATGCCGCAGATCCTGTTGAATCCGGACGATCCGAAGGTGAGAATTACGCTTCTCGAGGTTTTAACTCCGACGTCACTAACCGTTTTTTCACATGTTCTCCAACAGCACGAGAGCAACACCCTGTCAGAAGCTGGAAAAGCGATCTTTGGACTATCGAGACACACGAAATCGgcgatatttttcaagttcaTGAAAGACGTGAAGGTGTTGGTCCCGCGTTCAAGGCGGCCGTCGTTCAGGATGGAAGCGCAAAAACTTCAGCGGACATTCATGGTAACGATTTTCGTCAATTCATCGTGTTCTGACCATTTACTGTCTGTTCTTCCGCGTAAATGAATGCTagaacaagaaagaaaaacaaataataataaattgcgTTCACCTGCCTCTGCTCTCCAAGGAccttctcggtgacgacggAGTCTTCCTCTTCCCAACCTTCGTGACCTCCGCACCATTTCACGGTCAGCTTAGTCTGCAGCTCGCTGGCACGCTGTACTGCATTATTTGCAACGTCCTTGGACTTCCGTCGACACACGTACCGATGGGATTAGACAGCGAAGGTCTGCCGGTCGGGCTACAGGTAAGAATTTCCACTTAAACACGTGCGCCTCGttaattaatcattattacatcAGATCCACGGAGTGTATGATGTCATTTTTGAGCATGAGGCTCTTTTCAAAcccgccaaaaaaaaaacaaaaggttGCTCCTGTCGTTCTGACATCATGCAGGAATAAATTCCCCACGTTTTCGACTTCAAAAACGTAAAGTTGAGGGTCGTCGAACCGATACGTTATTCTACAGAGTAATCAAATCTGAGCCGGTTCACTGATTATGAATATCTTTGTGAAAACAAAACGGTATAAATAGTACTCCgaagtaaaaatatattttcaagacTACTGTTGGgcgtggaaatttttatttaaaacaaaaatataaaaacactGGGTGTTGATGAAGGTGGCTCTTGGATCATTATTTCGTACCTTCTATCATTTGTTAGTCTAATGGGTTTTTCGATCGTCTTTACAGGTGATAGCAGCCCCAATGCAGGACAGATTATGCCTAGCTGTAGCAAAGGAACTGGAGAAAGGCTTCGGCGGATGGATACCACCGTCTGTAGTCACAGCCTAGTGGTACTTACAATTAACGGAACACGACGAACATACGTTGATACGCGACATACGCGGTGTGTAATTATCGGACCGTGTTCACTTCCGCGTCCCGCTTCGGCGGAATTTTCTAGCGAGATACGAGCGTAATTTACATGAAAAGTGTCACTTCTACCGTGCTTgacgatatttcattacacTTCACGATCGAGAACATGCGGATTACTCCGATTGCATAATCGCGTTGAATTTCTACCATCCTCACTTTGGAACCACAATTTCAAACTTCACCGTGCTGACAATTATTCTTAGTAAGTATGTTTTACATTTTGAGAAATATTCGCGAGCACAGGACTtgtgaatatttcaaaatgtttgtttaGCCTGAATCTGAGAAGGTGAAATTTACACAGAGTAGCTTTATATTACGATGACAGGGTATGTTTTTTAAGACGTTTCTCATTCAAACGAACGATGAAAAACTTTAATTGGCCTTATTTTGCACAGTGATTAgagattaaataaaattatagtgATATATTAAGTCTTTGCACTACGatgaataaatgataatattattgttaaataaattataatatgaaaatttatcataaaaaatcaaaaatacgtACCTTTGACATGTCGTATTATACAAGTCGGTAGATAGGAATCGATATTATTTTGCCgggataaatttatttaagacatagtatatatatacatatatatatatacatatatatatatatatatatatactattatTGCTACTCTCAAACTCGAGTagtagtgataataataatattaataataataataataataatttttaaacaagacTTAGAATGACGcgtaaattataaataccTAATATTTAGaatgttgttttttcaataacccaaattatttttataagtaATAGTTGAATCAACGAGAGCTTCGAGGCGCTCATCATTTGGACGATCATTCACTGATTTTGTTTGCGACAAACAGGaacgaaataaaagaaaaaaaaagcaattaaAGTTAACCGAACGTATCTCaatttatatgaatatatttattataatacatgGTATTAGACcggttcaaaaaaaaaacaattttttttctcggtcCGCGTTCCTTATTAAACTGTTTATGATGAACAACAAATCCCCTGCAAATTTCAGCTTGATCGGAGAAGATTTAGAGGTCCCGCTATCGACTTTTCGTTCTTACATTgaaataacacgtaaaaaGAGGTTTACGTTAACTCACGGTCGATTTCGCGTGAAAATATAGacgtgaatgaaaaatatcaagagaACTTTTTTGTGCGTGATAACATTTAGTACAAATAAGGtctcttgatatttttcattcacgtCTATATTTTCACGCGAAATCGACCGTGAGTTaacgtaaacatttttttacgcgttatttcaatgtaaaaacgaaaaatcgatAGCGGGACCTCTAAATTTTCTCCGATCAAGCTGAAATTTGCAGGGGATTTGTTGTTCATCATAAACAGTTTAATGAGGAAGGCGGACCGGTCTAATATGGTATGTATGCAAGTAAATACTGATTATTTTCATCGGCGTTTTCTCAATAAGTTTTAATATACGCCAATGGCAAGGCACGTCTTGAACgattcatgtatatatatattattcattatcaCTTAAATTACTGCTATCataatgatttattttattgccCTTGATATTATCGTCGTCTGTAATGAACATCATCGAAAGAGCAGAGTTGAGTCTACGGAATTAATACTGTACCATTTCGCATCTTGCTTGCTATTAAATTAGCATGATATTATGGCAAACATGTTTGTATTTTGCGTAAACGatctttaatatttttaccattcCACGTAATTTCAAACCACACCTAAGCTGGCAATATTTACGATAAacgaagagaataaaataaaagtgaaaatccGAAAGCATAGAAATCATTCTTACGTACATTTGTAGTGAAAAGAATTGCGAGCTTTTATCCCGTCGAAATTTATTAACCCCGTAATATCGCAATCGGATTCGTTAATCGACCGTCAAAATATTACTGTGACCTCCATTGTCAAGTTCATCTGTCTCTTTTACCAATATTCATATTGTTGATAGTTATTGTACTGAAATACAGATACGATAAGTCTAGTAATTTGTGATAATCGCTAATCTTTACCGTCATTTCTTTCACTTGAAAAAACAGTCGATGAATTAATTATGCAACGGTcggattttttgataattcttttcattatttctttgCCTACTTCTCTCCTTTTCCGCAATAAGTTTTCATCCGTTAAATGCATTTCACTTGGTACGCTCACTCGGAATCGTGTACGGTTTTCCACCGTTTCTTTCCCACTCCTTGTTGAACTCGTGTTCGAGTATTTCAGCACCACGTTTTCGCGTCAAACCCGTTTCATCGAGACTTAATTCGCACATCTGCATATCGTCGACACCTGTGAAATTTCAAGCCCATTCATTACGCGATCCGTCGctcaagaataaaaaaaagaaaagaatccttcccgaaaaatttacctaaaagtttgccaattttgttttatttacgTTAGCTACTACCCTTGAGTTTCTAAATCAAAATCGAAACTACTCCAACAAATGATCGCGAATGTTTCAAGATTTCAAGGAGAATTAGCTACTCGAAATAAAATAGTTTAGATTTTATAAGAGAATTGAGAAAACATTCCTTCAACAAAGATGCCTCTGATCGTGAGTGAAGTCATTCAATGATTCGTAGGCAAGTATCTGATACAAATCAGCAGTTTAATTAATTCACGGTACATCATATTTTCATCCGGGAGATGTTACGCAATTTTCATGGTCAATAATTCCGTGACTTGTGCACAGTCGTCATATTATCATAGTAATTTTGATCCCAGTGTTAATTGTGCTTCACTGGTAATCTGAGTTTGCAACGACTATCATTCATCACAGACGCTGTTGATAACCGGTTCTCAGTAATGTTCGTTGATACATCTTCGAGGAGCGGATCAaacgatgaatttcttactcTTTTCCGGTCAAATTATCGCCTCAACTAcccataaaataaaaatttcaacatacCAGCAACAAGGAGAATCGGCGGCTTGTCGGGGTGAAGTTCCATCTGCCTAGCTACGTACTGTCCATCGAAATGGGCGTACCACCATCCGCGTTTTCCGGCACTGTACGGATTTTCCGGCTGTCCAGCAGCCTGCGGCCTGACAAACGGGATGCGGAAAAATCTCTGGGAAGATTCGGTGATCGCTTGCTTCATCGGGGTCCTCGGAGCCCTCGCCGCAGCGTCCATTATTGCCTTGGGCGCTCTTTCGTTCTCGTCCATAGTCGTGCGTCTGCGATTTCTCGCCTTCCAGGCGTGGTATACCTTCAATCTGCGGTGAAACTCGTGACGGCATGCCTGCGATTTTATGGGAtgggaaatattttcattcgagATCTTTTTCTCACGTGGATCGCAGGACGATGTTGCTGATACTAACCTCGAGGAGTTCTATGTCGCACGAGGTGTTGATCGTGTCACGTAACTCGGAGTACTTCCACTTGGAGAGATCGTACTTCTTGTTGCTCATTGCTGCCTGGTGATTTCGCACGTTCTCCGATCTGCGgatgttgtaa
Above is a genomic segment from Neodiprion pinetum isolate iyNeoPine1 chromosome 1, iyNeoPine1.2, whole genome shotgun sequence containing:
- the LOC124210764 gene encoding fatty-acid amide hydrolase 2 yields the protein MELVIRLFTFLSNILYHILRPFFWYANRHPGSKISAAKDPILKLSAVAIAEKIRQRELSSEAVISAYIARIREVNPLLNAVVEDRFESAIREAKLCDEKLATGEVTAKQLEAEQPLYGVPVTVKESCAVKGLSHTGFSLARSGVKANYDSEPVVRLKIAGAIPLCVTNTPELCLGFETQNNVFGTTNNPYDTRRTAGGSSGGEAALLTSAASVIGIGSDIAGSIRLPAHLNGVFGHKPTPGAISIEGHFPYVDDAEFCRYLVIGPMTRYAEDLALAVRVMADRNCTAALRLDSPVDVKSVKVRYMEEVEASFGLVPVHEDVKRTIKQAAEYLRVAGADVEKVNIGQLKDSLELGLVLFFGMHKMPQILLNPDDPKHESNTLSEAGKAIFGLSRHTKSAIFFKFMKDVKVLVPRSRRPSFRMEAQKLQRTFMDLLGDDGVFLFPTFVTSAPFHGQLSLQLAGTLYCIICNVLGLPSTHVPMGLDSEGLPVGLQVIAAPMQDRLCLAVAKELEKGFGGWIPPSVVTA